A portion of the Candidatus Krumholzibacteriia bacterium genome contains these proteins:
- a CDS encoding uracil-DNA glycosylase, producing MADQEEARRLLAGWIRQQKKDGVERVVLDRDTLRKEAAPAVAAESPPVIEKPAEDSSPLEDLHRKIAACSSCGLAETRTQTVPGVGNSRAKLVFVGEAPGADEDRLGVPFVGRGGQLLDKILAAIDLRREDVYICNILKCRPPENRNPAADEILACSPFLRQQLEVLEPKIIVALGLFAAQWLTGQKKSLTKLRETGPHEYAGIRVYATYHPAALLRNPNWKRPAWDDFQAIRKEYDRQ from the coding sequence ATGGCTGATCAGGAAGAAGCCCGTCGTCTGCTGGCCGGATGGATTCGGCAACAGAAGAAAGACGGCGTGGAAAGAGTGGTTCTGGACCGGGACACTCTCCGGAAGGAAGCGGCGCCCGCTGTGGCAGCAGAATCTCCGCCCGTCATTGAGAAGCCCGCAGAAGACAGCTCCCCCCTGGAAGACCTTCACCGCAAGATCGCCGCCTGTTCTTCCTGCGGACTTGCAGAGACCCGCACGCAGACCGTTCCCGGCGTAGGCAACTCCCGGGCGAAACTTGTATTCGTGGGGGAAGCTCCGGGCGCCGATGAGGACCGTCTGGGAGTACCCTTCGTGGGCCGTGGCGGGCAACTCCTCGACAAGATCCTTGCCGCCATTGATCTGCGCAGGGAAGATGTCTATATCTGCAACATCCTCAAGTGCCGTCCGCCTGAGAACCGCAATCCCGCCGCCGATGAAATCCTCGCCTGCAGCCCTTTCCTGCGACAACAACTGGAAGTTCTGGAGCCGAAGATCATCGTGGCATTGGGACTTTTTGCAGCTCAGTGGCTCACCGGGCAAAAAAAGTCGCTCACCAAGTTGCGCGAGACAGGTCCGCACGAGTATGCTGGAATTCGGGTCTATGCCACCTACCATCCGGCGGCCCTCCTGAGAAATCCGAACTGGAAGAGACCGGCCTGGGATGACTTTCAGGCCATCCGCAAGGAGTATGATCGACAGTGA
- the dnaB gene encoding replicative DNA helicase: protein MSATRESAVRKSSATETAREGHRLPPQNTEAEEAVLGALLLDREAIHQAMELLEPVHFYVPRNGDIFQAMTSLYQKSRPVDLVTLTEELNKAGKLDSSGGASYLGSLQASVATSANVAHYANIVMEKYILRRLISSAASIVDTCYSAVEDASEALDRAEAEILSISQGRDKQSFEPVKNILMGSFERLQKQAEAGGALTGVPTGFTKLDEMTGGLQPGDMIIAAGRPSMGKTALCLNIAQNAAIEHKQKVAIFSLEMSKEALVQRMLTSEARVNAHRLRSGNMKNEDWALLTEAAGHLNQAEVYIDDSAGSSVLEMRAKARRLQAQFGLDLIIVDYLQLMRASGRSDNRQQEITEISRNLKGLAKELHVPVLALSQLSRAVMQRGGDHKPMLSDLRESGSLEQDADLVMFIHRPEMFKPEDDELLGRAELIIGKQRNGPTGTIRLTFHKDYTRFENPAPDEYDYIDA, encoded by the coding sequence GTGAGCGCGACCAGGGAATCAGCGGTTCGAAAGAGTTCTGCCACGGAGACGGCGAGGGAGGGGCATCGCCTGCCCCCCCAGAACACGGAGGCCGAGGAAGCGGTTCTCGGTGCCCTGCTTCTGGATCGGGAGGCCATTCATCAGGCGATGGAACTCCTGGAACCCGTACACTTCTACGTTCCCCGCAATGGAGACATTTTCCAGGCCATGACTTCGCTCTATCAAAAGAGCCGACCGGTGGATCTGGTTACCCTGACCGAAGAGTTGAACAAGGCCGGCAAACTGGATTCTTCCGGGGGTGCCAGTTACCTGGGCAGCCTTCAGGCCAGCGTCGCCACGAGCGCCAATGTGGCGCACTATGCGAATATCGTCATGGAGAAGTACATCCTTCGCCGCCTGATCAGTTCAGCAGCTTCCATTGTGGATACCTGCTATTCTGCCGTGGAAGACGCAAGCGAGGCTCTTGACCGGGCCGAGGCCGAGATTCTTTCCATCAGTCAGGGTCGCGACAAGCAGAGCTTCGAGCCGGTGAAGAACATCCTCATGGGTTCATTCGAGAGACTTCAGAAGCAGGCTGAAGCGGGGGGCGCCCTGACCGGAGTTCCCACAGGATTCACCAAGCTGGATGAAATGACCGGCGGGCTTCAGCCCGGAGACATGATTATCGCCGCAGGCCGTCCGAGTATGGGCAAGACGGCGCTCTGTCTGAATATCGCGCAGAATGCCGCCATCGAGCACAAGCAGAAGGTCGCCATCTTCTCTCTGGAAATGAGCAAGGAAGCTCTGGTGCAGAGAATGCTGACCTCCGAGGCTCGCGTGAATGCCCACCGACTTCGCTCCGGGAACATGAAGAACGAGGACTGGGCGCTTCTGACCGAAGCGGCCGGGCATCTCAATCAGGCGGAAGTCTATATCGACGATTCTGCGGGATCTTCGGTTCTCGAAATGCGGGCCAAGGCCCGGCGGCTTCAGGCCCAGTTCGGTCTGGACCTGATCATCGTCGATTATCTCCAGTTGATGCGGGCATCGGGTCGCTCGGACAATCGCCAGCAGGAGATCACCGAGATCAGCCGAAATCTCAAGGGATTGGCCAAGGAACTTCATGTGCCGGTTCTGGCTCTCAGCCAGCTCAGCCGTGCTGTCATGCAAAGGGGCGGCGATCACAAGCCCATGCTCTCGGACCTGAGGGAGTCTGGTTCCCTGGAACAGGATGCCGATCTGGTGATGTTCATTCATCGCCCGGAGATGTTCAAGCCGGAGGATGATGAACTGCTCGGTCGCGCGGAACTGATTATCGGCAAGCAGCGAAACGGGCCCACGGGGACGATCCGCCTGACCTTCCACAAGGACTACACCCGTTTCGAAAATCCCGCGCCCGATGAATACGACTACATTGATGCCTAA
- a CDS encoding ABC transporter permease, translating into MRPLKQTSLFFGRKIFLWIEELGAGSLLLAQIFRYTPRFQFSGNVLAQQMLEIGNRSMPLVVVVSLFSGAVTAVQASYQFEAYVPLILLGSTVYRSVVIELGPVLTGLVVGGRVSAAIAAEIGTMKVTEQVDALEAMAIPPVRYLVLPRFWAGVVMLPVITAIADLLAVGGAWAVSLLTVPRMTHHLFIEGIRLHFYPHDFFAGLLKSLFFGMIITASGSYFGLKASGGAEGVGKAAMQAVVASCLLILVLDYFLATVLFQVLFEGGL; encoded by the coding sequence ATGCGACCCCTGAAGCAGACCAGCCTCTTTTTCGGAAGAAAGATCTTTCTCTGGATCGAGGAACTCGGTGCGGGCTCTCTGCTCCTTGCCCAGATCTTCCGCTACACCCCCCGCTTTCAATTCAGCGGAAATGTGCTCGCTCAACAGATGCTGGAAATCGGGAACCGTTCGATGCCCCTGGTCGTCGTGGTTTCCCTCTTCAGCGGAGCCGTCACGGCGGTGCAGGCCAGCTATCAGTTCGAGGCCTATGTCCCGCTGATTCTTCTAGGAAGCACGGTCTATCGCTCGGTGGTGATCGAACTGGGCCCGGTGCTGACGGGTCTTGTCGTGGGAGGACGGGTTTCGGCGGCTATTGCCGCAGAGATCGGAACCATGAAGGTCACCGAGCAGGTTGATGCGCTGGAAGCCATGGCCATCCCGCCCGTGCGTTATCTGGTCCTGCCCCGCTTCTGGGCCGGCGTGGTCATGCTGCCGGTCATCACGGCCATTGCGGATCTGCTGGCCGTGGGCGGTGCCTGGGCCGTGAGCCTTCTCACGGTTCCCCGCATGACTCACCATCTGTTTATCGAGGGCATCCGCTTGCACTTCTATCCCCACGACTTCTTTGCCGGTTTGCTCAAGTCCCTGTTCTTCGGCATGATTATCACGGCTTCCGGCAGTTACTTCGGTCTGAAGGCCAGTGGCGGCGCAGAAGGCGTGGGCAAGGCCGCCATGCAGGCCGTCGTGGCCAGTTGCCTTCTGATTCTGGTTCTCGACTATTTCCTGGCCACGGTGCTTTTCCAGGTTCTCTTTGAAGGAGGCCTGTAG
- a CDS encoding ABC transporter ATP-binding protein, with protein sequence MEEVLIRIRGLCKSFEGQDVLRGVDLDFYRGETLAILGGSGTGKSVLVKHLIRLLEPDEGLIEMEGRDVSHLKGQELWAHRRRFGYLFQSSALFDSLSVGENVGLGLRENTKLPEEEILSIIFEKLRLVGLEGVEDKRPSELSGGMRKRVGLARAIAMEPEVIIYDEPTTGLDPVTGTVIGQLILDMKENLKVSSLVVTHDIPLVFRVADRVVLLQQGEIIFEGTAEALRESADPRVCAFVEGHQS encoded by the coding sequence GTGGAAGAGGTTCTGATTCGAATCCGTGGACTCTGCAAGAGCTTCGAGGGGCAGGATGTGCTTCGTGGCGTGGATCTGGATTTCTACCGTGGGGAGACTCTGGCCATTCTGGGAGGAAGCGGCACAGGGAAAAGCGTGCTGGTCAAGCACCTCATCCGCCTTCTGGAACCGGATGAAGGCTTGATCGAAATGGAAGGCCGCGATGTGAGTCACCTGAAGGGACAGGAACTCTGGGCGCATCGACGGCGTTTCGGCTATCTTTTCCAGAGTTCGGCACTTTTCGATTCCCTGAGCGTGGGAGAGAATGTGGGACTCGGGCTTCGGGAGAATACGAAACTGCCGGAAGAGGAAATCTTGTCGATTATCTTCGAGAAACTTCGCCTGGTGGGACTGGAAGGCGTGGAGGACAAGAGGCCTTCGGAGCTTTCCGGGGGAATGCGAAAACGCGTCGGTCTGGCCCGGGCTATTGCCATGGAGCCGGAAGTGATCATCTACGACGAGCCGACCACGGGTCTAGATCCGGTGACCGGTACGGTCATCGGGCAGTTGATTCTGGATATGAAAGAGAATCTCAAGGTCAGTTCCCTGGTCGTGACCCACGACATCCCCCTGGTCTTCCGGGTGGCAGACCGGGTGGTCCTGCTCCAGCAGGGAGAAATCATCTTTGAAGGAACTGCGGAAGCTCTCCGGGAGTCCGCAGATCCACGGGTTTGTGCCTTTGTAGAAGGGCATCAGTCTTAG
- a CDS encoding MlaD family protein, which produces MRRNIELQVGLLVVFAMIATTFWLLFLKEFKFQIATWPVHVNFPETAGITEGAPVYVLGVKKGDVGKIELERNGVVLTLEIEEGVELSKDALFFVQPDLMGPTYVNVRQGTSSETLSEGARVSGVAHAELGALLEDTAQLLARLDIMGERLGALIAGEGMDSIMIDLGSGARDLRFLAGEGRLRLPKALADLEGLSQELRDFVGSGQGFLTRGEESLLPLIGRFDSLLIDLNAAGPGIRSLGRSLESGEGTLGRLLNEEDVYQDIKMTLQSVDSLIQDIRAHPTKYFKLEIF; this is translated from the coding sequence GTGAGAAGAAACATCGAACTTCAGGTGGGGCTTCTGGTGGTTTTCGCCATGATCGCCACGACCTTCTGGCTCCTCTTCCTCAAGGAGTTCAAGTTCCAGATCGCGACCTGGCCTGTTCATGTCAATTTCCCCGAGACGGCCGGGATCACCGAGGGCGCTCCGGTCTACGTTCTGGGAGTGAAAAAAGGCGATGTGGGGAAGATCGAACTGGAGCGGAACGGGGTGGTGCTGACCCTGGAAATCGAGGAAGGGGTAGAACTGAGCAAGGACGCTCTCTTCTTCGTTCAACCCGACCTCATGGGACCGACCTATGTCAATGTCAGGCAGGGGACGAGCTCCGAAACCCTGTCTGAGGGCGCCCGGGTTTCCGGGGTGGCCCACGCCGAACTGGGAGCCCTTCTGGAGGACACGGCCCAGTTGCTGGCCCGCCTTGACATTATGGGAGAGCGCCTCGGGGCCCTGATTGCCGGGGAAGGCATGGACTCCATTATGATCGATCTTGGAAGCGGGGCCCGGGATCTTCGGTTTCTGGCGGGAGAAGGAAGACTGCGTCTGCCGAAGGCACTCGCTGACCTGGAAGGCCTGAGCCAGGAGCTTCGCGATTTTGTGGGAAGCGGTCAGGGCTTTCTCACTCGTGGAGAGGAAAGCCTGCTTCCCCTGATCGGACGATTTGACAGCCTTCTCATCGACCTGAACGCCGCCGGGCCCGGGATCCGGAGCCTCGGTCGCAGTCTGGAGTCAGGCGAGGGCACTCTGGGACGGCTTCTCAATGAAGAGGACGTCTACCAGGATATCAAGATGACTCTCCAGAGCGTGGATTCCCTGATTCAGGACATCCGGGCCCATCCGACGAAGTACTTCAAACTGGAGATTTTCTAG